A window of Zingiber officinale cultivar Zhangliang chromosome 5A, Zo_v1.1, whole genome shotgun sequence contains these coding sequences:
- the LOC121980963 gene encoding probable xyloglucan glycosyltransferase 9 — MAPSFGWWDKEAHRGTPVVVKMENPNWSIAEISSPDDDEYDAGGGRASRKKNAKQITWVLLLKAHRAAGCLTSLASAAVSLASAVRRRVASGRTDSDAAATAASSSPAEESPLLRSRFYSFIKIFLWMSILLLCFEAAAYLKGWHLSAAASQMPRMVLPTSFAVRVLLESLYTGWVSFRVEYIAPALQFLADACVILFLIQSADRLILCVGCFLIRLKGIKPIPKRPIGASSDDVESGGEDYPRVLVQIPMCNEKEVYQQSIAAVCNLDWPRPNIMVQVLDDSDDPTTQALIKEEVENWQQKGAPIVYLHRELRVGYKAGNLKSAMNCSYVKDYEFVAIFDADFQPMPDFLKRTVPHFTDNEDLGLVQARWSFVNKDENLLTRLQNINMCFHFEVEQQVNGAFINFFGFNGTAGVWRIRALEDAGGWLERTTVEDMDIAVRAHLKGWKFIFLNDVECQCELPESYEAYRKQQHRWHSGPMQLFRLCLPNIIRSEIGFWKKSNLIFLFFLLRKLILPFYSFTLFCIILPLTMFVPEAELPAWVVCYVPATMSVLNILPAPRSFPFIVPYLLFENTMSVTKFNAMISGLFQLGSAYEWVVTKKSGRSSENDLVSMTKAPEETQDSSVPDLETIANPDPGPKKKSNKHNRIYQKELALAFLLLTASARSLLSAHGIHFYFLLFQGISFLLVGLDLIGEQID; from the exons ATGGCGCCATCGTTTGGGTGGTGGGACAAGGAGGCCCACCGGGGGACGCCGGTGGTCGTCAAGATGGAGAATCCCAACTGGTCCATAGCCGAGATATCGTCCCCCGACGACGATGAGTACGACGCTGGCGGGGGACGTGCTTCGCGGAAGAAGAACGCGAAACAGATCACGTGGGTCCTCCTCCTCAAAGCGCACCGCGCCGCGGGGTGCCTCACCTCCCTCGCTTCTGCCGCCGTCAGCCTCGCGTCCGCCGTCCGCCGCCGCGTGGCATCCGGGAGGACGGACTCCGATGCCGCTGCCACCGCCGCTTCGTCCTCTCCGGCCGAAGAGAGCCCTCTCCTGCGCTCCAGGTTCTACTCCTTCATCAAGATCTTCCTCTGGATGTCCATCCTCCTGCTGTGCTTCGAGGCCGCCGCCTACCTCAAAGGCTGGCATTTGAGCGCTGCCGCCTCGCAGATGCCTCGGATGGTTCTTCCGACCTCCTTTGCCGTCCGGGTGCTCCTGGAGTCGCTCTACACCGGGTGGGTCAGCTTCCGGGTGGAGTACATCGCTCCAGCGCTCCAATTCCTCGCCGACGCCTGCGTCATCCTCTTCCTCATCCAGAGCGCCGATCGCCTCATCCTCTGCGTCGGCTGCTTCTTGATCCGCCTCAAAGGGATCAAGCCTATCCCCAAGCGTCCCATCGGAGCCTCCTCCGACGATGTCGAATCCGGGGGCGAGGACTACCCCAGGGTGCTAGTCCAGATACCAATGTGCAATGAAAAAGAA GTGTATCAGCAATCTATAGCTGCAGTGTGCAATTTAGACTGGCCGAGGCCCAACATTATGGTTCAGGTTTTGGATGACTCCGATGATCCCACAACTCAAGCATTGATCAAGGAGGAAGTGGAGAACTGGCAGCAGAAAGGAGCTCCGATCGTGTATCTGCACAGGGAGCTTAGGGTGGGTTACAAGGCAGGTAACCTGAAATCAGCCATGAATTGTAGCTATGTCAAGGACTATGAGTTTGTTGCCATTTTCGACGCCGACTTCCAACCCATGCCTGACTTCCTAAAGCGGACTGTGCCTCATTTCACG GACAATGAGGATTTGGGATTAGTTCAGGCGAGATGGTCTTTTGTTAACAAAGACGAGAATTTGCTCACGCGGTTGCAGAACATCAACATGTGCTTCCACTTTGAAGTGGAGCAACAGGTAAACGGGGCATTCATCAACTTCTTCGGGTTTAATGGCACCGCCGGAGTTTGGAGGATCAGGGCATTAGAAGACGCAGGAGGATGGCTTGAGAGGACCACTGTCGAGGACATGGACATCGCAGTTCGGGCTCATCTCAAAGGGTGGAAGTTTATCTTCCTTAATGATGTGGAG TGCCAATGTGAGTTGCCAGAATCATACGAAGCTTACAGAAAGCAACAACATCGTTGGCATTCAGGTCCTATGCAATTATTTAGGCTATGCTTGCCCAACATTATCAGATCGGAG ATTGGATTCTGGAAGAAGTccaacttgatatttctcttCTTCCTACTTCGGAAGCTCATATTGCCATTCTATTCCTTCACTCTGTTCTGCATCATCCTCCCCCTAACAATGTTCGTTCCCGAAGCCGAACTCCCAGCATGGGTCGTCTGCTATGTCCCTGCAACAATGTCAGTCCTGAACATCCTACCGGCTCCGAGATCCTTCCCTTTTATTGTCCCTTATCTTCTCTTTGAGAACACCATGTCGGTGACGAAGTTCAACGCGATGATCTCCGGCCTCTTCCAGCTTGGCAGTGCCTATGAGTGGGTCGTCACCAAAAAGTCCGGCCGGTCTTCAGAGAACGATCTCGTGTCTATGACAAAGGCGCCTGAGGAAACTCAAGACTCCTCTGTGCCTGACCTTGAGACCATCGCAAATCCTGATCCCGGACCAAAAAAGAAGTCCAACAAGCATAACAGGATTTACCAAAAGGAGCTAGCGCTTGCCTTCCTTCTCTTAACTGCTTCGGCTCGAAGCTTGCTGTCGGCCCATGGTATCCATTTCTACTTCCTTCTCTTCCAGGGGATTTCATTCCTACTGGTGGGTCTTGATCTGATCGGTGAGCAAATCGACTGA
- the LOC121983012 gene encoding short-chain dehydrogenase ptmH-like, translating to MDKIVVLVTGSGKGGIGYEYCKAFTALGCHVFASDIPSRLPDLAGFPVGSVEPLELDVSSDASVAAATSRVLSACGRVDVLVNNAGIGATGPLVELGLESVRRAWEVNALGQLRLVQAVAPSMVAQRSGRIVNVGSVTAAAATPWAGAYCASKAAVHAMTDTLRMELRPFGVHVIKVVPGAVRSGLGRANAERLAEERARWRIYAGFQEAIAERAAASQGAAATDTAVFARHVAARVLRPRPPMEIVFGHMAGLFTVLAYSPLWLRDWYLAKRFGLNKKV from the coding sequence ATGGATAAAATAGTAGTGCTCGTCACAGGCAGCGGAAAGGGCGGAATTGGATACGAGTATTGCAAGGCTTTCACCGCCCTTGGCTGTCATGTGTTCGCCTCTGACATCCCCAGCCGCCTTCCTGACCTCGCTGGCTTTCCGGTCGGCTCTGTCGAGCCACTCGAGCTCGATGTCTCCTCCGACGCCAGCGTCGCTGCCGCCACGTCCCGCGTCCTCTCCGCCTGCGGACGCGTCGACGTCCTCGTCAACAACGCCGGCATCGGCGCCACAGGGCCGCTGGTGGAGCTCGGCCTCGAGTCGGTCCGGCGCGCGTGGGAGGTGAACGCGCTGGGTCAGCTCCGGTTGGTGCAGGCGGTGGCACCCAGCATGGTGGCGCAGCGGAGCGGGCGAATCGTGAACGTGGGGAGCGTGACTGCGGCCGCCGCCACGCCGTGGGCGGGGGCGTACTGCGCGTCCAAAGCGGCGGTCCACGCGATGACGGACACACTCCGGATGGAGCTCCGCCCCTTCGGGGTGCACGTGATCAAGGTGGTGCCCGGGGCGGTGCGGTCGGGGCTGGGCAGGGCCAACGCGGAGCGTCTAGCGGAGGAGCGCGCGCGGTGGCGGATCTACGCGGGGTTCCAGGAGGCGATCGCGGAGAGGGCCGCCGCGTCGCAGGGGGCGGCCGCCACCGACACGGCCGTGTTCGCGCGGCACGTGGCGGCCCGGGTGCTGCGTCCGCGCCCTCCGATGGAGATCGTCTTCGGCCACATGGCCGGCCTGTTCACCGTGCTCGCTTACTCGCCGCTTTGGCTCCGCGACTGGTACCTCGCCAAACGATTCGGGTTGAACAAGAAAGTGTGA